CCACAAAGATACAAGTGCACACGCACACCCATACCATGTCACccaatacttgtggggacccctcattgactacattcattcccttgcccttcaccctaatcttaaccatcagaactacatgcctaaccttaaccattaacctaaacttaacctaatgccaagtctaaccttaaccctaaagccaagtcctaaccctaaaataaaccCCTTTCCTCATGCAGACCcataaatgtccccacaaggtagatggtttcaggtttttctatcctagtagaatagaaaaacctggtgcgtgtgcgtgtgtgtatatatatatatgtgtgtgtatatatatatatacatatacacacacacacacacacacacatacacacacacacacacacacacacacacacacacacacacacacacacacacacacacagaaagtcaTGGGTGAGGACTGGTTTCCGCAGATACACAATTTAAGATGACAGACACCAGATAGTAGATACTCAAGGAAATGACAGACAGCTCTGATTTATGATGGCTCTGAGGTAAGTCCGATGTGACACTGTCACAACATAACTAGTTCACATGAGTGATGCATAGCAATGTTAATATTCTTCATTTTTAATGACATGTTGCACACAAGGACCCACACCTGTATTCTGTGAGGATCTTAAAAATATCTATTTGCATTGGGGTGTGTAATATGCAAATTTGTGAGATAAACTTTGGCTCGTATCATGGCTGAGTTACACCTTCCACGTAGTTAATGTTAATTACCGTATAAAATAACCAAATTGGCATTTGGCCCCATATGTCCTACTTTTTTTTTCAGTGAGGGAGATGGAAATGAGGTGGGGAAGATTTGATTGTGACACACTCTCCGTCTGTGCTCCACAATGTGTGGCTTTACGGGTAACAGGCTAATATTCAGCACAGCTCACCACAACCAGAACTAATCAAAGTAGACAAAATGTCTCTGCTGCCATCTTTGTCTAGCATCCGCTCAGGGTGAGCCTTCGTTCACTCCCTCTATCCCTTTTCTACCTCCCCTCTTCCCCTTGcctttgaaggggggggggggtgacagcagcGTAAAATGGTGGCGTGCAAATGTGCCTTCCATGTGGCAGCAGCAGTGGGGGTGCTAGGCTTGGCCTGGGCCAAAGCTAGCAGCAGTCTGTGGCTGTTGCTTTGAACAAGCTGGACGGCCGCCATGGCGGATAAGGGCTGCCTGATGAGACACCAGTGGTTGCAAACAAAAGAGGCTCCATATCAAATCGAGGGAAAGGACCCACCCATACTCAATAGAAAACTTGTCCGTCAGCTTTTCGATAAATGCGGGAAATGTTGTCTGGAGATGGCTTGTCAATACGTCGGCGTACGCGACCCACCCATTGCAAACAGACAGCTTCAAATTTACAGGAGTGTCTGGCCAAACCTATTACACTTACAAAATAATTCATCCAGCAACTGATGCTAGCACTATAAATGGCCGAGTTTAAAAAAACTCTGTTGAGACGGTCGGTAAAATCAATGCAAGACTCTCACTGAGTGAATCCATAGTATGTAGTAACATGTGGATACTTGGAGCAAACCCAGCGATGTATAAAAGTATActgctggggtgggggtggatgtGGGGGTACTGGGTATATACTCTGAGCTCAGAGGATGATAAAGCCAGGGCATTAATCACAGAATGAAACAAGGCAGACTCCTCCAATTCATTAATGGAAATGATCTGTCAATATGCTGGAGTCAATTCACTCTTGTCAGCTAGGCTCAAACACAATGGGGCCGGGCCAACTTATGAACTCCCAGCACCAATCCACAGAGTCTATAAAACAACTGGCAACGCCGCTGGGGAGCACCCTGAGACACCACCCTCTTGCACAGACCACCAGATGACACAGATGGGGCGAAACCAAACAAAGGGGAGGCTCCCTTTGTACAAAGTGGGACCCCTTTCAAAAGCCATTCATGCAACAAATTGGGGAAATCTGGCCTTGCAACACTCTGGGTTTGCTCTTTTATTAGCGTGAACCTTGCGTCAAAGTAAGTGAAAGCAGATTTATGGCTTTCTGATTCAAAGGTGGTTAAACTAAGGCACCCGTTCTGGACACAAAAACATACTTTTTTTAAGTTATATAAGTAAAAAATACAGTTAAAGCTGCACAACAGTGTATTTTACTTACCAGGCAACACTTGATAATAAATGATGGGCTAATGAGGAAAACCATACACCAGGACAACGCTGTCACACTCCCCCTTGTAGTGCTGGGATTGTTTCACTATATATAGCACTGATACGTCAAACATGACAAATAGCTGTTGTGAAAATGTCTTGAAAGTCCTATTGACACATACATCTACTTGGCAAGTACAACATAAGGTAATTATAGGCACCATTTTTTCTCCGCTGAAACAATTAAACAACAGCAAGCAATGTTTATCCTGGTATTGAGAGACACAGGAGTATTATCATTTGTAATAAGTGGTACGCCACACTATGGTACCTCTAAACATGGTCCAACTTGAGTCCTTTCGGAGACAAATTGTCGGTTAGGGAGGTTTATTTTCATATACGGTGTTGATAATGTGCACAAAAGCTTCTTCTCATTAAGTCACTGCTATTTTTCTCGTTCTCATTCTTTCTTAGCTGCACACCaggctgctgccgccgctgctgctgctgctgctgctgctgcaatctGCATAGAGAGACATTTGTCATCATTAGCCTGCTCTGACAGTTGGCACCCGGTACCTCAGATCTCTAGGACTGGCAATTATGAACCCTTCATCCCTTATTCTGGCAACATTGCCTAATTTCATCACAGGGCTTCACCAGCATTTGATTACTGTGGCCCTAAACCTAAAACGCTGccctatttttatttatttttttcattctcATTGCTTTTGTTGTCTGTGTATTCCTGCTCTCGGATCACATGACACTTTGAAAGAAGAGGGTTGTTCAATTAATCTGTGATTCAAAATTGGTTTATTGGATGTAGGGTCTGTGGTGCAGGTTGGTTGGATGAGTATCATGGGGTCAGTGGGCAGATGATTACAGCGCCCACCTTCAGACGGCAGACATCTCCAAGACATTAAGATTAATCACACTGCTGCTGGTGCTTTCTCGCCTTTCGCATAAGACAAGATGGAAACCAAGAAGATAGCGTTCcctgagaaaaaaataaataaataaaaacaagctAACAAACAGATGAAACCCCCACCAAGTGGCTCATGCATAAATAAGCTTACCAATTCCCTGAGAACAATGTAAACCCTACCAGTTTGTGGAGAACAAAAGGGATGAACACATAAATAAAGGAATAATAAGCTAGACACACTCCTGCCCCTGTCTCCAATACACACAATATTTAACACTGTCACGTCGTACAAAATACAGTGCTTAACCACATACTAATAGAAAAAAGACAGTGCCAGCACTTTCAATGCACCCAACGAGTAGATGGCCGATGTGGTTTAAAAGATATcgcgaataaataaataactaataaATACAGTGAACGTGATGCAATCTTTTATTTGTTGCCAAACAACAAACCACAAATTTTCTGAATCGTTACTTCAGCAAGTAAAACTGAATTGAGTAAATGCTAAACTGATGCAAATACATGCATGTAATTTATCAGGGAGGTTGACAACCACACCATATTGAGGAGGGGAGGGGTGAAGGGCCAAATGAAGCTGAGACAAACAATTAATTTTCATAATTTACACTTCTGTCCTCGCCTCCGTTTTCAGAGCAGTATCCATCAGAGAGGCCGGTATTGTGTATTTTTCCGCGCCTCTATCTTATGGGCCTGGTTAAAAGCACACGGGAGCCTGTCTGATGGATCACTAGACGGTCTCCAAGAGCCTCTGGCTATGCCGTCCCGCTTCCTGACTTCTCACAGAAGGAGGCTGCTAATACACAGCGGAGAACAAAACAAATGAACGGACGCAATCCAAAGGGGGGGTCATATTGTGGGGCAAGGGGGACCAAAAATTAACGGGCTTCCCTACAGAGACACCATATTGCTTGGAATAATAAAGCTCTGGTTATTGAAAATCCCAATGACAATCTCATTTTAGGACAAATGAAATTGTAAAAGAATGTGTCGACAAATTGAACGGCTGCACCCCGCGAGATTAACCACACTGTTTTTCGCAGCCCGAGAGTCGGTACTGATCTCAAATGTCAGAAGTGACATCCCTCCTAATCTGATTTATATAGAAATATGTCACTCCATTAGCTCCACTTGGACTAATCTGCACACTGGCATGGGGAATATCTAGTAAACTCCCCTTGGCTGGGATCTACATGGAGAACCCCCATTTCTGTCAGACTAAAAGGACTCCACAAATTGAATACAACAAAAGTGTAGACCTTATTTGTTAATGTGTAATAGGATTATTGATCGAATAAAATGTCCCCTGTGATTATTAACCCAATTAGAAGGCTCTGTCGGGTATGATGGGCTTGATCCAGCTTAACACACGTTTTATGCCGTATTGACATAATTGATATGCTATGATAATagaaaaatacatatatactttgaAAAATTAGTTCATAAGAAACTAGAGAAAAGATCTTTCTTTATTGCAATCAAATGgtgcagaaaaacaacaaaagagcacttttttattttttttttgcacacccCGCAACACGGCTGCATGCATGGATTACCAAAAATATAAATCTATTGTAGTATATGTGTAGGAAAACCTATCTGAATGATCACAGTGTATATAAAGCATAAGTGCATCCGTGCATGAGCAAAATGCCAGTCTTGACCAATTTATAGAAATACACTGATGTCTATTAAGCGTTGGGGATAAGGTTTTACTATCCAATTAATAGTAACGGCTATATTTAAAGGAACATCGTTAGCTGTCAGACAAGAATGACTGACCCTGTGCCCGGCCATGCTGACAGGAGGATCAGTCTTGccagaggaaaggagagagaaaaatggtggagggaaaaaaatgaataaGTGTGGAGGCACGCTCTGGAAACAAAGAGGCCTTCAAAAAAGGGTCACATGCTTGTGCAAAATTAGGGGAAGTAGGAGTCATTGTATTGATTTACGCAATCATGCATGTATTTTTCTGGGTCAAAAATAGGCCTTAGCGGGACTCATGGCCACGTATATCACACTTGAGGCCATCTATTAGCCTAGCAACATGTTGAAGGAAGCAACCAAACTTGCAATGCTGCAACCTTAAAGATATGGGTAAGAGGACTGGGTGCCTTAAACCAGGCCTGACAACTGCTGGAGCAAGCTGGGTTACTGTAAGGTCTCTGCAGCCACATGCTTTAAATTAGGAGGTGATAATTCCAATGAAAACCCCCTTTTCTGTCTCTTATAGAGATAGCCAGGGGCTGGACGAAAGAAATCAGGGGTGAAACTGGATTTGGAGATATTAGACTTGGGCAAGTTAGTCTGAAAAACTGGGCTTGTCTGGTTCCAATAAAAGGCAAGTACCTGCTGAGCCACAGACAATGTGAGAgggcaatggaaaaaaaagagtATCAAAACCTGAGAGAGAGAAGTTTTCTATGAAACCCTTACATACTATCCTGCATACTGCTGTAATATGTGGCTATGAGCATGTGAAATCTCGGTTGCGAATCTCAAACGGGAACACTGATTATTTAGGTACTGGCTGTTTTGAGAGTAAAGCTCCAAAGCCATAACTGCATTTCATCATCTTAGTACTCTGTGTAGTGACAATAAATTTGAATCTAATCCAATCTAACATGACATGAGGGCCCACCattgcaaaagaaaaagaaaagaaaagaaacaaaaaatatGTGATTCCGTATCATTCATTTCTGCCTCGTAAGAGTTTGAAATGATCTCTTAGGATTGCTGAGCAGCTATTGCTAGTGAGGCCCTGACAGGCTGTGACGATAATAGGAGTCACCTATATCTATCAGGGTCCTTCCCCCCCACATGCAtctcacacatttacacacatctCTCACCCAGCAACCTCCGTGTATGCTATCCTCGGAGCCGGGGGGCTGACGAGCTGCAGTTTGGCCCTCGTAATGTCTGGATTCGTGCAGTTCTGactgcagcagagctgagtgtaaAATGCCTTTGTGTTCCTTATCTGATCTGTACAACATTATCTTTTTGAAGTCCTCTTCAAAGCTTGCACCGTGTACCTTCTGAGATGGAATGCCAGTGCAATAATGAGAGCCAGAGATGGCTTGGTATGGGTGCAGGATCAGTGTCTATCAAACTTGCAGTGCCGAAGGAAAAGCCCAGTAATGCACGAGGAATATGCGCAAAAAGCCTAACCGTTTACATTCCGTTTATTGACAAGAAAATAAACATTGCATTGGCTTCCCTAATTTCCTAGTTAGGTTTATTTTTTTCATCCTTCAACATCCTCGGAGCTGATGCggctgaaaaacaaaacattaatagTTCGGCCCTATGCAACACGGAGATTCCCATGACTTTTAACGATTGGTCTAATTATTCCCCTCTGTTCGTATTTATAAGAACGACGGCTGTAATAAAAATGAATGATTTCATTTCCAGTACCAACAGATGAAAAGACGCGTTTCTAACGTAAAAAGAACATAAATCAAAACAACATATCGTTTACAAATTGAGTCGTCTTTAACCGGGCATCTGAATAAAACAATCGCATACAAGCGCCAAAGTCGACCATTAAATATAATTTTCTTGTCAGTACGAGTTTCCTATAGattacaaaaaggggggggggaattaactgttggtttaaaaaaaagaggaggaaaaGTACAGCGGTTTTCTGCCCTTCTCGTGCAGCGGCACTGCGATATATGCGGGGAAATTATACAAAGCAATAGCCGCTAACGGCTAACGGATTATACCAATAATACCACGTTGCTGCTACGTCAAATTAAAGCCGATAAAAGGGGGTGCAGAAATCAGATTGAGTCGTATCTTCGTGTTAGTCAACTGtacgaaaagaaaagaaaaagaaaaaagagcggCTGCTGTACGACTAGCCGTTTCAACGGAAAGACAATTAAAACCGGCTTGGTCGCAAATGAACCGGCTGCGGACCGTCTCACCTTAAATTCTACCCTTGACCCCACgagccccccgccccgccccgccccccgcgcgcgcgcgcgcttcaCCGTTTATTTCCCCGCCAAACAACTTTCATACCACGACCGATCGAAAGGCTGAAAACAACGCGCCCATCAGCACCACATATTTCCAGTAACGAGTGCCTACCAACTAACTAACCCACCGCAAGCCCACGCAGAGACGCTTACAGTTGCTGTCATTTCTGTCTGATTTGGAAGAGACGCGCAGGTGTGCAGCCATTACTCACAAACACTCAAACCCAACACGACGAGGGGGAAAAACATAACaatttaatacacacacacacacacacacacacacacacacacacacacacacacacacacacacacacacaaagggaaaTAATTAGTACATCAATATGGAATATTTCTTTCTGACAAGAGAATAAACCTTCCCCCAGTCCTATTACTGCATCCTACAAGATTCAAAAGCAgtcttaaaaaagaaagaaaatgatagAGTCCACAGAAACGCAACCTGACGCAGGTAgccaaaaatttttaaaaaaatgctgtTTTTCCAGCCTCCACGTGTGTCGATGTATTTCCGCTCCTCGACATACTAATACCTGTATACTCGGACTCGTATATAACACCCGCAGATTCATTTGTTTTCCCATCAACTGGAAGCGGTGACGAATCGGGTGGCGATTGGACTCCTTGGTTTCGACCCCTCCCTTATAACGCTCCATGAGAGGGAGTCTCGCTGTTGTGAGGAACAGCAACGCCGGCTGCCTGCTGTCGGGAGCGCATGCACACACGCCACAGTTACGCGGCGCATGCATGCGGATGAGAGAAACCcaaaaaaagaagcagaagaagaagaaggggaaaagagagagaaaatattTAAAAACCAAATCCTTGACTACTGAGATGTGCGAAGGGTGACATGGACTCTTGACATTCCCGATCATCATTTCAGCGACCTGCCTCACGCGGCTCTCTGCAGAAGTTGATGGTTTAACCGCGTGCGCcagactattattattattacgcaTGTGCTCTGCGCACATCTAACGCCTGCTGTCTTCTGAACAGACCCGTCTttattttttctaattttttttaacatttttttctttctaaatAGCTCCCCTTCTTCTCTAAAATTGGCTCCCGTACAAACAGCCGCGTTGGATCCCTCGGCTTATTGCGAGACTCCGGTATACAACCCGGATCTCTGCCCGAACATGATAGCCGCGCAGGCCAAGCTGGTGTACCACCTCAACAAATACTACAACGAGAAATGCCAGTCTCGAAAAGCCGCCATCTCCAAGACCATCCGGGAGGTGTGCAAGGTGGTGTCGGATGTCCTGAAGGAGGTGGAGGTGCAGGAGCCCCGCTTCATTAGCTCTCTGAGCGAAATGGAGAACCGCTTCGAGGGACTGGAGGTCATCTCGCCGACCGAGTTCGAGGTGGTGCTCTACCTGAACCAGATGGGAGTATTCAACTTTGTGGACGACGGATCCCTGCCCGGCTGCGCGGTGCTCAAGCTGAGCGACGGCCGCAAGAGGAGCATGTCCCTGTGGGTCGAGTTCATCACGGCCTCCGGGTATCTCTCGGCGCGCAAGATCCGCTCCAGATTCCAGACTTTAGTGGCGCAGGCGGTGGATAAGTGCAGCTACAGAGACGTCGTCAAAATGGTCGCTGACACGAGCGAGGTGAAGTTGCGCATCAGAGACAGATACGTGGTGCAAATCACGCCGGCGTTCAAGTGCACTGGGATATGGCCGCGGAGTGCCGCTCACTGGCCTCTCCCCCACATCCCCTGGCCGGGACCTAATAGGGTGGCCGAAGTCAAAGCGGAGGGTTTCAACCTTCTATCGAAAGAGTGCTACTCGCTGAACGGCAAACAGAGCTCGGCCGAGAGCGACGCCTGGGTCTTGCAGTTCGCCGAGGCCGAGAACCGGCTCCTTTTAGGGGGCTGCAGGAAGAAATGCCTGTCCGTGCTGAAGACCTTACGCGACCGTCACCTTGAACTGCCCGGGCAGCCGCTGAACAACTACCACATGAAGACTCTGGTTTCGTACGAGTGCGAGAAGCATCCGCGGGAGTCCGACTGGGACGAGAACTGCCTCGGCGATCGTTTGAACGGGATTCTATTGCAGCTCATTTCGTGTTTGCAGTGCAGGAGGTGCCCGCACTATTTTCTGCCCAACTTAGACCTGTTTCAAGGGAAACCTCACTCGGCTCTCGAGAACGCAGCCAAACAGActtggcgactggcgagagagaTACTGACCAACCCCAAAAGCTTGGAGAAACTCTGAGGTAAAagtaagaaaacaaaaacaaaagaaaacaaaagtgtTAGCCTCGTCTAAACGTGGTGATAAGGAGCCCTGATGGTGTTTAATCAGGAGCTCCATCGACAGAAAATGGCCTATACGCCGATCTATTTTCAAATTCTTGTAAAATGTGACTCCCCTGTTGTTCAACAACCCCCTTGACATCGCTTATTCTAAGACGATTTTTTTAAACAACACACAACATgagcattatcccccccccctcctcttaaGCGTTGATTTTTATTTCggagacaaaaaaaacaattaaaacttTCATTTTGTCGAATATAAATAAGGCCACCTGAAAGTGGTTTCTTTCCCCTTTTTTGTGCCACAAGGTTGCCTATAATCCCTCATCTCCTTAAATGCTTTAAAATAAAGCCCCGCGCGATTAGCCTTGAAAAATACGTCATCTGTACAttttatactgtatatatatagatacatacatacatgcatacatacatacattcatagaTTGTGATTCCAGTGGTCTGAAATTGTGAATGTTGTTCTGTGACACGTAAATAGGATTCCACCTGTTTTAAATCTGCTCctgaagtttttttgtttttttgtttttttttcctcctttttccaaCCTGGTAGAGAAGTTATTAATTTATACTTGCATCAGTGGTAGTCTGTTTCATCTGTTTTCtatggacaattttttttttaatttttaattttgaaAGTTTACATTTTGATGGTAGGCCAACAAAATTTGTTGCATTTAAACATTCCAAAAAAATTACTTGAATTATTATTTAAAGTAGGTACTCGAACCTTTTTTGTTGATGTTTTGCCCATGCAGGCCTATACATGAtaagaaagaaaataataataaaaaaaatatatagtatatatataaatatattttacagtctaattgaaaaaaaatgcacttgaaaTACACTGGAATATAACATCTGTGacctgatttttcttatttctgtCTTTGGTTTAATTTAAAGAGTTAATAAAACAAGCTGTTTTACATTTGTGTCCTATTATGGTTCATTAAATGTAGTGTTGGACAACGGTAAATATGGACGTGATAGAATACGCACAAATTACGAAGACCTGAACCATCCTGAATCATGCCTTGACTCATATGTACAAGACTGTTAAACAGCCTAAATACCGATCTCTGAGGgacaataaaaataattaaaaaaacacaagtaaataaataaacaaaacaatattTTGGGGAGAAAAacttgcaaaacaaaaacaaaaaaaaaactccggTTCGTTGTTAAAAGACAAGTCTTAAAACCTTCCAAACAGGCATCATACAGATTAGACATGACATAATAAGACATTGCAGACGACTGAAATTAAATTACACATTAGGATACAGCCCACGTAAAATGtcaaattcttaaaaaaaaattgtgcagTAGTTAAAATATCAGGGATTTATTATCGTTATCAAATGAAAGTGTTTACAAGACCGCAGAtgtccccaaaaaagaaaaaaagaaaagaaaagaaagaaaaaaaccctcgCCTGAATAGGAGGCAGGGCTCAGGCCTAATTTCTGAATAACGCATCCAACTCACCAAAACAGCGCAGCTTGCAAATACGTTCAAGCAAAATGCGCAAACGTATTCACAAGTAGGGCGTAAAGGATGAGCGAGGAGGCCTacgcgtcctcctcctcctccgtggcGCATTGGTTCCTATAGGACCTGTTTCAGcgccgacgggggggggggatacagctaCTGGAGGGCaaaaccacccccccccaaaaaaaagctaaTGGTTCATCTGAAAACTTTcaatgacccccccctccccctccttctccGCAGGTTTTTACGTACCTTTGCGTCGACCCTTTTAAAGGCCGGGTCATCCTCGTCCACTTCAAAATAGATTTCAGTGGCGGTGATGGACAGCGTCCCGCGTGCCGTTACAACCGGGCCGACAAGCTGAGCCGGACTGCTGAGGACCACGGGGCCTGCAATAGATAGCGGGGCGCAACAGCGGGGTTAATAAAGGGCGGCGGGGACCTTCTCCCTCACCAAACCGTGCCAAACCGGTGCAGCTCTCCTGCACAACTTTGGCATTAACGCGGTTCGGACGTGTGTGTAAAGTCGTGCTATGTGTGTGCACACTGGAGAGACCGGCTCGGCTAGTTATCACTTGGGCGTATAGCGCATTATCATCCATATACGTTTCTAAGGGGGTGGATCCAACATCTACAgctatactgccccccccccccattacagccTCCAATACAGATATTACAGTTACAATACAGTTGAGACAAACTGGATCAAATATTGCGATGAAATAACTGAGGAGAAATATGTTtttcctgcttcttcttcttcgtctttttaTTTCATCACGAGTAGTCTGGCCCTTTAACCTACATGGCTTGGGTCCATTCACGAGGCCTGTAAAGAGATGTGTTCCGTCGGAACATAAAGGCGCGAAGCCCGCCGGAGAACAATAAGAGGGCTCGCTTTGAACCGGAGCAGCGGGCTGAAGCCCGGTCAGCTGACGCAGCGGTCACATCTTTATTTCTCCTCCCCTCGCCTCCCCTCGCCTCCCAGCCTCCATGTTGGACAAGATCACTGTCGCTGCGGCGCAGCTCCGTTACGGTCATCCGTCTCCTCCCAAACCAAAAGCTCTtgaaaaccgggggggggggtggtatttatcgatccccccgccccccctaaaCTCCGAAGAGCCCCTTTAATGTCTCATCAATCTTAATCTGCGCTCCTTGGCCAATTATGCCCGATAGTGTTACAAGAATACAAGTGGATTTTGGTCTCAATTCCCAGAGCGACGCTTCACCGCGTTTCCAGGCTGCACTCAGAAACAGTCAAACCCGACCGAgggctttgctttttgttttggttttttgtgcccctccccccccccgacccttTCCCCCCCTTCAGCGTGCTTGTCTCCATTAGCCGGGGTCCTGTACCGGCGCGTTACACGTGTCTGACGCGCTGCGGACGGCAAGTAGACAAACGCGATATTAAGTCGGGCGTTATTACATCTCACATGACGTTTATCACATCTTCATGAGATACACAAAGAGGGAAATAAACGGGTTACGCAGCTCGTGTGAGTAAAATACGATTCTCCGGGCCTACTCAGGGAACACCTGCAAGCCTAAATATGGCCATACAAATAtttctgttgttattattactgttgttgttatcattaaaGTTATTGTTATTGCGTTACTAGAGGTGCAACTGCTATGGTCTTTAacgcaaaaagaaaaagaagaagaggtttTGCTTGCAGAGCAACAGCTGAATTATAAACCCATCCTAGCCAGAACAACACAGTTGGGGCTGGGGAGCCATGTGTGTCGTGGCCactcagagagaaagacagtAGGCTGATAACGCCTTAAGCTGCTGCATCCGTCCATACAGCGCATGGCGGAGGATTAAAGCATTTAATCCATGCAGGGGTCCCGTCATAATTGGGCTGTAGCATTAAAAATGCTTACGTCAGAATAATGAAATTattaagaagttttaaagaagGACTAACGCCCCGGTGTTACATTTCAAGAAAACCCCaaacatttgtttatttatctattttaatGAACTGTCTTTTTCAGTGAAGTGCTGGGTATCCTTTTGGGTGATGGAGGTCATGTCGAAGAGATGGGTACAGCATGACCCATGTCCATTTATACGACTAAAATGTTTTTGTGTGACTTGAGTATGCTGTAACATATTTTACACATTTGAACTTGTTTATGAGGAC
This DNA window, taken from Lampris incognitus isolate fLamInc1 chromosome 7, fLamInc1.hap2, whole genome shotgun sequence, encodes the following:
- the mab21l1 gene encoding putative nucleotidyltransferase MAB21L1, with the protein product MIAAQAKLVYHLNKYYNEKCQSRKAAISKTIREVCKVVSDVLKEVEVQEPRFISSLSEMENRFEGLEVISPTEFEVVLYLNQMGVFNFVDDGSLPGCAVLKLSDGRKRSMSLWVEFITASGYLSARKIRSRFQTLVAQAVDKCSYRDVVKMVADTSEVKLRIRDRYVVQITPAFKCTGIWPRSAAHWPLPHIPWPGPNRVAEVKAEGFNLLSKECYSLNGKQSSAESDAWVLQFAEAENRLLLGGCRKKCLSVLKTLRDRHLELPGQPLNNYHMKTLVSYECEKHPRESDWDENCLGDRLNGILLQLISCLQCRRCPHYFLPNLDLFQGKPHSALENAAKQTWRLAREILTNPKSLEKL